GTGGCGGCCAGGAGCTGGCCCATCGTGCGCTCGATCGTCGGCGGCGCCACCAGGTAGTGCCGCGGTAGGTGCAGGTCGCCGTCGTACTCCATCATGCCGGCGTAGAGCACGTCGGGGTGGCGGACCCGATCGAACTTGGCGAACTCGGCGTCGTCGAACGCGCGCGTGATCTCGATCGCGCGATCGCCGCGGAAGTTGAACAGCACGACGGCGTCGCCGTCGACGATCGGCGCCACCGGGCCCTGGTCGTCGGCGACGACGAACGGCGGCAGATCTTGATCGATGATGCCGGGCGTGGCGTCGCGGGCCGCGGCGATCGCGGCGGCGGCGCTGGCGAACCGGGGCCCGTCGGCCAGGACGTGGACGCGCCAGCCGCGCTCGACGATGCGCCAGTCGGCCTCGTAGCGATCCATGGTCGTGACCATGCGGCCGCCGCCCGAGGCGATCCGCGCGTCGACGCCGCCGGCGCGCAGCCGGCCCAGCACCGCCTCGAGCCGGTCGACGTAGGTCAGCGCCGAGGTCGGGGCGACGTCGCGGCCGTCGAGCAGCACGTGCACGTACAGCTTGCGCACGCCGCTGGCGGCGGCGCGCTCGAGCAGCGCCTCGAGGTGATCCTGGTGCGCATGGACGTTGCCGTCGGACAGCAGCCCGAGCAGGTGCAGCGCCGAGCCGCGGGACAGGCACCGGTCGATGATCGCGCGCCAGGTCGCGCCGTCGAAGAGCGCGCCCGACGCCAGCGCCCGGCCGACCAGGAGCGCGCCCTGGGCGTGGACCACGCCGGCGCCCAGCGCGTTGTGGCCGACCTCGCTGTTGCCCATGTCGTCGTCGCTGGGCAGGCCGACCGCGGTGCCGTGGGCCTTGAGCGCCACGAACCGGCCCGGCACCAGCAGCCGGTCGAGCGTCGGCGTGCGCGCCAGCTTGACCGCGTCGGCGGCGTCGCCCCGACCGAGGCCGACCCCGTCGAGGATCGCCAGCACGACCGGGCCCGGCGGGCCGGCCCAGGTCGGATGACGGCGGAGGATCAGATCGGGCGACATCGAGGGGAAGCTAGCACGCACCCGCGCGCACGAGCCCTGAGATTACTACATCGGTAGTAGAGGCGCCAGCCCGGGCTGCGCGCCCGACCATCGCCGCGTGCGCACCCGTGATGACCCGCGCGCTGCGCCGGCCGCGCGCTCGCGGCGTCGCGTCCTGGCCGGGTGACACCTGCGCGCCGTCGCCGCCGCGCCTCGACCTCGCGCCACAGCCTGCGCGGCTCGGGATCACCTCAGGCGATCAGCGGCTCGCCGGCCGCGCGCCCGCATGCCGCGCGTCCGAGACCCCGGCGTCAGCGGCTCGCCGGCCGCGCGTCCGCGCGCGGGGCGCGATCGTTGGCCTCGACCGGCTGCCACTGTTGCTTGCGGCGCTGCTCACGGTTCGCGAGCGCCGAGTGAATGATCACGATCGTGGTCCCGACCGAGAACTCCACGACCGCAGCTGGCAACTTCCATAGACGCACCATGAGCATCTCCCCCGAGTCACCTTGCGCGCGCACCGAGCCGCGCTCAAGCGCGACTCGTCGGCGATCGACCTCGATGGTTCAGCTTTTCACGCCCAGCGCACCGACGACGCCGCGGGTCGAGCCACACGCGTCGCTCACACCGACGACGGCGCGTGCGGAGGCTCACACGTCGCTCACACGCCGAGCGCGCCGCCGGCCAGGGCCGCGCCGGCGACGACGGTCGACGACCACTGCCACCGCCGGACCCAGCGGGCGCGACTCCACGGGCTGGTGTCGAGGAGGATGCGCGTGCCGGACACCGGCCACGCCGCCAGGCGCCAGCCGTACTCGAGCACCGACGCGACCAGCGCCAGCGCGATCAGCGCGCCGGACGAAGCGACGTGGACCGCGGCCAGCGCCTGACCGATCGGCCCGGCGTGCTGGCGCTCGACCAGCGACAGCACGATCGCGGCCAGGTAGAACGCGGCGGCGGCCAGCGGGTGCGCGAACGCGCGCAGCGGCGCCCGACGCGGGTCCACCTCGCGCAGCGGCTCGACGACGACGGCGATCAGGCACAGCGCGGTCGCGATCACCGCGAGCCGCATCGCGCCGCCCAGCCGCAGCGCGTCGAGCAGGAACACCATCGCGCCGCCCAGCATCAGCGCGTTGGCGACCAGCGAGCCGATCCAGCCGGCCCAGGTGCGCGGCGCGCTGCGGCCGCGGCGGCGGAACGCGGCCAGCACCTCCGAGATGAACGGACGCCGGCGCTCGTTGCCGCGCAGCGCCTCCGTGGCGGTGCCGGCGACCAGCACCGCCGCCAGGCACAGCCCACCGCCGATCGCGCGCAGCCAGTGACGCCCTGGCGACGCCGGCGCCGGCGCGGTCGCCATCAGCAGCGCCGCGCCCAGGATCGCCGCGATCAGCAGCGCGCCCAGCAGGACGCGCTCGGCGGCCGACGTGCCCCGGAGCCTGGTCGACGACTGCTCGGCCAAGCGCCCACATTACTACTGCGCCCGCCGGGGACCGCCCGGATGGGACCGGATCTACCGCGCCGACCAGCTGATCCCGACGGCCGATTCACAAACGATCGTGTCGTGTTAGGCCTACAGATCGGCCCCCGTGCGAGCT
The genomic region above belongs to Myxococcales bacterium and contains:
- a CDS encoding 2,3-bisphosphoglycerate-independent phosphoglycerate mutase; amino-acid sequence: MSPDLILRRHPTWAGPPGPVVLAILDGVGLGRGDAADAVKLARTPTLDRLLVPGRFVALKAHGTAVGLPSDDDMGNSEVGHNALGAGVVHAQGALLVGRALASGALFDGATWRAIIDRCLSRGSALHLLGLLSDGNVHAHQDHLEALLERAAASGVRKLYVHVLLDGRDVAPTSALTYVDRLEAVLGRLRAGGVDARIASGGGRMVTTMDRYEADWRIVERGWRVHVLADGPRFASAAAAIAAARDATPGIIDQDLPPFVVADDQGPVAPIVDGDAVVLFNFRGDRAIEITRAFDDAEFAKFDRVRHPDVLYAGMMEYDGDLHLPRHYLVAPPTIERTMGQLLAATGVTQLAISETQKYGHVTYFWNGNKSGMFDEATETYVEIPSDQVPFEQRPWMKAAEVTDRLIAELATGRHRFARVNYANGDMVGHTGNFDATVMAVEAVDLQLARLTRAVEQLGGVLVVTADHGNADEMFQRGKGGVIVRDRDTGVPIAKTSHTLAPVPLAIHDPRAGDRYQLDPARAAEAGIASVTATCLELLGYTVPPDLAPSLVRFS